In Streptomyces nodosus, one DNA window encodes the following:
- a CDS encoding cation:proton antiporter: MHSTAVFLIEFGGILLSLGLLGRLAGRMGFSPIPLYLLAGLAFGKGGLLPLDTSEEFVATGAEIGVILLLLMLGLEYTASDLVSNLKTQYPAGLVDGALNALPGAAAALLLGWGPVAAIALAGVTWISSSGVIAKVLGELGRLGNRETPVILSILVLEDLSMAVYLPILTALLAGTGIAAGSVTLGIALGVAGLVLLLAVRFGRHISRFVSHDDPEKLLLVVLGLTLLVAGIAQQLQVSAAVGAFLVGIALSGEVAEGAHNLLSPLRDLFAAVFFVFFGLHTDPTDIPPVLLPALALAAVTTVTKIVTGYWAARRAGISVRGRWRAGGTLVARGEFSIVIAGLAVTAGVEPALGPLATAYVLILVVLGPISARWTEPIARRLTGRWGAPATATPDAALTAPQAALDDQDTVGHR, encoded by the coding sequence GTGCATTCGACCGCGGTCTTCCTGATCGAGTTCGGCGGGATCCTCCTCAGCCTGGGGCTGCTGGGGCGCCTCGCCGGACGGATGGGCTTCTCACCGATCCCCCTGTATCTGCTGGCCGGCCTGGCCTTCGGCAAAGGCGGGCTGCTGCCGCTGGACACCAGCGAGGAGTTCGTGGCGACCGGCGCCGAGATCGGCGTGATCCTGCTGCTGCTCATGCTCGGCCTGGAGTACACGGCCAGCGATCTGGTCTCCAACCTCAAGACCCAGTACCCGGCCGGCCTCGTGGACGGGGCGCTCAACGCGCTGCCCGGAGCCGCCGCGGCACTGCTGCTCGGCTGGGGCCCGGTCGCCGCCATCGCCCTGGCCGGGGTCACCTGGATCTCGTCCTCGGGCGTGATCGCCAAAGTGCTGGGCGAACTGGGCCGGCTCGGCAACCGGGAGACACCGGTCATCCTGAGCATCCTGGTCCTCGAGGACCTGTCCATGGCGGTGTATCTGCCGATCCTCACCGCGCTGCTCGCCGGGACCGGCATCGCGGCGGGCAGTGTCACCCTGGGCATCGCCCTCGGGGTGGCCGGGCTGGTGCTGCTGCTGGCCGTGCGCTTCGGCCGTCACATCTCCCGCTTCGTCTCCCACGACGACCCCGAGAAGCTGCTGCTGGTGGTGCTGGGCCTGACCCTGCTGGTCGCCGGTATCGCCCAGCAGCTCCAGGTGTCCGCCGCCGTCGGGGCGTTCCTGGTCGGTATCGCGCTGTCCGGTGAGGTCGCCGAGGGCGCGCACAACCTGCTGTCGCCCCTGCGGGATCTGTTCGCCGCGGTGTTCTTCGTCTTCTTCGGCCTGCACACCGACCCCACGGACATCCCGCCGGTCCTGCTGCCCGCCCTGGCCCTGGCCGCGGTCACCACCGTGACGAAGATCGTCACCGGGTACTGGGCGGCCCGCCGCGCCGGGATCTCCGTCCGGGGCCGCTGGCGGGCCGGTGGAACCCTGGTCGCCCGCGGCGAGTTCTCCATCGTGATCGCCGGACTGGCCGTCACCGCCGGGGTCGAGCCCGCGCTCGGCCCGCTGGCCACGGCCTATGTGCTGATCCTGGTCGTTCTCGGCCCGATCAGCGCCCGCTGGACCGAGCCGATCGCCCGTCGCCTGACCGGCCGGTGGGGCGCGCCCGCGACCGCGACGCCCGACGCGGCGCTCACGGCGCCGCAGGCCGCCCTGGACGACCAGGACACGGTCGGCCACCGCTGA
- a CDS encoding PucR family transcriptional regulator, with translation MRLRALLNTDALGLRLLGGEDQLDRAVRGVMTTDLKDPSRYLSGGELVLTGLAWWHDPADLEPFVRILADAGVSALAVGEAELRAVPDELTLACARHRLPLFGVDESVAFATVTEHVVRQVSGERAGDLAAVVDRHRRMMTSGPAGGGPDVVLDLLGSDLDLRAWVLSPTGRQIAGPVPGLPAQVRAELAAEHLAAARTDRRGPHRATVGGTTYTLFPVHGGGHRPGTAGENRATADTPRDPRETLLSDWLLAVEADGRDWPEGRLDLLRGVTQLIAVERDRRDAARTVRRRLAQEVLELVQTGAAPTEVTARLRVAAPVLLPGLGAAPHWQVVVARVEWEGGEIEGGPVARSLLEEILGAPATGEEQPRPGGPEQNDRTAVAHTGEEAIALVPLPAVSSEHDGTESGVAADTLLEAIRDPLSAGLDDDGRLTLGVSAAVHSAEGLRGALEEARHARRVAAARPGRVCAAGHHELASHVLLLPFVPDDVRRAFTARLLDPLRDYDRRHRAELIPTLEAFLESDGSWTRCATRLHLHVNTLRYRVGRIEQLTGRDLSRLEDKLDFFLALRMS, from the coding sequence ATGCGGCTGCGCGCACTGCTGAACACCGACGCGCTGGGGCTGCGCCTGCTCGGCGGCGAGGACCAGCTGGACCGCGCGGTGCGCGGGGTGATGACCACGGACCTCAAGGACCCCAGCCGCTATCTCTCCGGCGGCGAACTGGTCCTCACGGGCCTGGCCTGGTGGCACGACCCCGCCGACCTCGAGCCCTTCGTCCGGATCCTCGCCGACGCGGGCGTCAGCGCGCTCGCGGTGGGCGAGGCGGAGCTGCGCGCCGTCCCGGACGAGCTGACCCTGGCCTGCGCCCGGCACCGGCTGCCGCTGTTCGGCGTCGACGAGTCGGTGGCGTTCGCGACGGTCACCGAGCATGTCGTGCGGCAGGTGTCCGGCGAGCGGGCCGGTGACCTGGCGGCCGTGGTGGACCGGCACCGGCGGATGATGACCTCGGGCCCGGCCGGCGGCGGACCGGACGTCGTCCTGGATCTGCTCGGCTCGGACCTGGACCTGCGCGCCTGGGTGCTCTCCCCGACCGGCCGGCAGATCGCGGGCCCGGTCCCGGGACTCCCGGCGCAGGTGCGCGCCGAACTGGCCGCCGAGCATCTGGCGGCGGCGCGCACCGACCGCCGGGGACCGCACCGGGCGACGGTCGGCGGAACGACGTACACACTCTTCCCCGTCCACGGCGGCGGCCACCGCCCCGGGACGGCCGGGGAGAACCGTGCGACGGCCGACACCCCGCGCGATCCGCGCGAGACGCTGCTCTCCGACTGGCTGCTCGCCGTTGAGGCGGACGGCCGCGACTGGCCCGAGGGCCGGCTCGATCTGCTGCGCGGCGTCACCCAGCTGATCGCGGTCGAACGGGACCGGCGGGACGCGGCCCGCACGGTGCGGCGGCGGCTGGCGCAGGAGGTCCTGGAACTGGTGCAGACGGGGGCCGCCCCCACCGAGGTGACGGCCCGGCTGCGGGTCGCCGCGCCGGTACTGCTGCCCGGCCTCGGCGCGGCCCCGCACTGGCAGGTGGTCGTCGCCCGGGTGGAGTGGGAGGGCGGCGAGATCGAGGGCGGCCCGGTCGCCCGGTCGCTGCTGGAGGAGATCCTCGGCGCCCCCGCCACGGGCGAGGAGCAGCCCCGCCCGGGCGGCCCGGAGCAGAACGACCGGACGGCGGTGGCCCACACCGGCGAGGAGGCGATCGCGCTGGTCCCGCTCCCCGCGGTCTCCTCGGAGCACGACGGCACCGAGTCGGGCGTCGCCGCCGACACCCTTCTGGAGGCCATCCGGGATCCGCTGTCCGCCGGCCTGGACGACGACGGGCGGCTGACCCTGGGCGTCAGCGCCGCGGTGCACTCCGCCGAGGGACTGCGCGGCGCCCTGGAGGAGGCGCGGCACGCCCGCCGGGTCGCCGCCGCGCGGCCCGGCCGGGTCTGTGCGGCCGGACATCATGAGCTGGCCTCGCATGTGCTGCTGCTGCCGTTCGTCCCGGACGATGTGCGCCGTGCCTTCACCGCCCGTCTCCTGGACCCGCTGCGCGACTACGACCGACGGCACCGCGCCGAGCTGATCCCGACCCTGGAGGCCTTCCTGGAGTCCGACGGCTCCTGGACCCGCTGCGCGACCCGGCTGCATCTGCACGTCAACACGCTGCGATACCGGGTAGGGCGTATCGAGCAGTTGACGGGCCGTGACCTGTCACGCCTGGAGGACAAGCTCGATTTCTTCCTGGCGCTGCGGATGAGCTGA
- a CDS encoding PucR family transcriptional regulator, whose product MPLSPPTVIASKKGERGEPGNAEAFLEGFEQILEDAAATGRRLTRNEIESRRDLGARAAEAGLGWRALVRAHLAAGRTSRPAGADPDAVLAVVEQAVDAFADGYERAQRRVVRKEEAARREFIDDLLHRRGDPGHLASRCERFGLRLSRTHAVAVAEGPEKYDESDPVPGQVAGELFARFENRRILFTTKDGRMICIAGGHQDDVLNHFAKLVHTVTGASRVAVGRSRPGAVGIGHSYEEALNALDVAQRMGLDEPLLRAADMLVFPVLARDRQALVDLVQHTLGPLETARGGAQPLLDTLAVYFDSGCVAAAAARELSLSVRALTYRLARIQALTGNDPTDPTHRYTLQTAVIGARLLEWPGRPL is encoded by the coding sequence ATGCCCCTCTCGCCCCCGACGGTCATCGCGTCGAAGAAGGGGGAACGGGGCGAACCCGGCAACGCCGAGGCGTTCCTGGAAGGCTTCGAGCAGATCCTCGAGGACGCCGCCGCCACGGGCCGCCGCCTGACCCGCAACGAGATCGAGTCCCGCCGGGATCTGGGCGCCCGGGCGGCCGAGGCGGGACTCGGGTGGCGCGCCCTGGTGCGGGCGCATCTCGCGGCCGGGCGCACCAGCCGGCCCGCGGGGGCCGACCCGGACGCGGTGCTGGCCGTGGTCGAGCAGGCGGTGGACGCCTTCGCCGACGGATACGAGCGGGCACAGCGGCGGGTCGTCCGCAAGGAGGAGGCCGCCCGGCGCGAGTTCATCGACGATCTGCTCCACCGGCGCGGGGACCCGGGCCATCTCGCCTCGCGCTGCGAGCGGTTCGGGCTGCGGCTGTCCCGCACCCATGCGGTCGCGGTGGCCGAGGGGCCGGAGAAGTACGACGAGTCCGATCCGGTGCCCGGGCAGGTCGCGGGCGAGCTGTTCGCGCGCTTCGAGAACCGCCGCATCCTGTTCACCACCAAGGACGGCCGGATGATCTGCATCGCCGGCGGTCATCAGGACGACGTGCTCAACCACTTCGCCAAGCTCGTCCACACCGTCACCGGGGCGAGCCGGGTCGCGGTCGGACGGTCCAGGCCGGGCGCGGTCGGTATCGGCCACAGCTACGAGGAGGCCCTGAACGCCCTGGACGTGGCCCAGCGCATGGGCCTCGACGAACCCCTGCTCCGCGCCGCGGACATGCTGGTCTTCCCCGTCCTGGCCCGGGACCGGCAAGCGCTGGTGGACCTGGTCCAGCACACCCTGGGACCGCTGGAGACGGCACGCGGCGGGGCACAGCCGCTCCTGGACACCCTCGCCGTGTACTTCGACTCGGGATGTGTGGCCGCCGCGGCCGCCCGGGAGCTTTCCCTCAGCGTGCGCGCGCTCACCTACCGGCTGGCCCGCATCCAGGCCCTGACCGGCAACGACCCCACCGACCCCACCCACCGCTACACCCTCCAGACCGCGGTCATCGGCGCGCGTCTGCTCGAATGGCCGGGCAGGCCCTTGTGA
- a CDS encoding protein kinase family protein, whose protein sequence is MRHPDPRYAERLATYGTVATHLSLLSDRRLGEAVAAADPLGSGIGGRSAELDIDGTRVFVKRVPLTDTESRPENARSTANLFGLPMFYQYGVGSAGFGAWRELAVHIMATNWVLGNEYEGFPLMYHWRVLPDSPPEGVADEFGGIDGAVVHWEGSPAVRERLEAIGRSSSSLVLFLEHVPRTLADWLHDHRTAAPEGGESSPYPWVEQALARGTDFMSSHGLVHFDAHFANVLTDGRLLYFADFGLALSSGFELSASEAEFLSDHLGYDRCHTVSHLLRHHLPDGLRGGMEHETFLRAWDAGHRPDGVPPEIAAIIDRHSRAAMIFGEFARRLRTESKRTPFPAAEIERARRTTAITAPR, encoded by the coding sequence ATGCGCCACCCGGACCCGCGGTATGCCGAACGGCTCGCCACCTATGGGACCGTGGCCACGCACCTGTCCCTGCTGAGCGACCGCCGGCTCGGCGAGGCCGTGGCCGCCGCCGACCCGCTCGGGTCCGGCATCGGCGGCAGGTCGGCGGAGCTGGACATCGACGGCACGCGGGTGTTCGTCAAACGGGTCCCCCTGACGGACACCGAGTCGCGGCCGGAGAACGCGCGATCGACGGCGAACCTCTTCGGACTGCCGATGTTCTACCAGTACGGGGTGGGCTCAGCGGGGTTCGGGGCCTGGCGGGAGCTGGCCGTGCACATCATGGCCACCAACTGGGTCCTCGGGAACGAGTACGAGGGCTTTCCGCTGATGTACCACTGGCGCGTCCTGCCCGACTCCCCTCCCGAAGGGGTCGCCGACGAGTTCGGGGGCATCGACGGGGCGGTCGTGCACTGGGAGGGATCACCGGCCGTGCGTGAGCGGCTGGAGGCCATCGGCCGGTCGTCGTCCAGCCTGGTTCTCTTCCTGGAACACGTCCCGCGGACACTCGCCGACTGGCTGCACGACCACCGGACCGCCGCGCCGGAGGGCGGGGAGAGCTCGCCGTACCCGTGGGTGGAGCAAGCCCTGGCGCGCGGCACCGACTTCATGAGCTCGCACGGACTCGTCCACTTCGACGCCCACTTCGCCAATGTCCTGACCGACGGCCGGCTGCTCTACTTCGCGGACTTCGGGCTCGCCCTGAGCTCCGGCTTCGAACTGTCGGCGAGCGAGGCGGAGTTCCTCTCCGACCACCTCGGGTACGACCGCTGCCACACCGTGAGCCATCTGCTCCGCCACCATCTGCCCGACGGCCTGCGCGGCGGTATGGAACACGAGACGTTCCTGCGCGCGTGGGACGCGGGCCACCGGCCCGACGGCGTCCCACCCGAGATCGCCGCGATCATCGACCGGCATTCCCGGGCCGCCATGATCTTCGGCGAGTTCGCCCGCCGTCTGCGCACCGAGAGCAAGCGGACGCCGTTTCCGGCCGCCGAGATCGAGCGGGCCCGGCGCACCACGGCGATCACGGCGCCCCGTTGA